The Haliaeetus albicilla chromosome 23, bHalAlb1.1, whole genome shotgun sequence nucleotide sequence ggcggcggcccgggccAGCCGGCCGAGGAGGGAGGCCCCGCCGAGGGCCAGCGGCTGATGTGAGCGCGGCCCGCTCCCGGGTTGATCTGTACCGCTTTCCATCAATAAACGCCTGCACCGCGTACGTACGGAGGCCTCTCTCTCATCAGTCGTCTTTAGAGCTCGGTTTAAGGTCGTCGTCCTTAAAATCGGTCCGTGCTCCACCTCGTTACCCGCCCCGTGCAGCGCCGTTGCTGTGGGCAGCGCTCCGCGTTCCTTCAAAGCGGCTCCGCTATCGTGCGATGGGCCCTCATGTCGCTTCCGAGCGCCGAGAGTTACGCCAGGTACAACCGATCGGGAGGGTTGGGTCTCGTTCTGTTAAAGCAAGGTTGGTTTGGCTTACGTGGAAGCACTCACCAAAAAGAGCTTAGAAAGCGAAGTCGTTCCCACGCAGAAAGCGCCAGTGCCCCTTCCACCTTGGTACGGGGCTTTGCCCACACATGGGAACCACCGAAGCCGTCGGGAACATCCTTCCCCACACGGAGACGTGCGGTTCCAAGGCTATCTTTGTACAAGTTAAACCTGAAGATTAAAACAACATACAGCGTACACTTTCTACAAAAAAAACTAGGCAGGCAAAGGTTGTTTCTGGTGTTCCAGCCACGTTAATAGTCTATCAtttcttggtttttgtttttttgggttttttttttttttttcagataaagatTAGTGAACAATTCCAAGGAACAAGTCCCTTCACTAGCAATGCTGCACTACACAATCCAAACTACTACTTGGATTTTACCCAAACCACACTGCAGGCAAAAGCAGCTTTGACATTAAATTCAAaggaggagagatttttatGTTGTAGACTTCAGTTTCCTAACACTCGTGCCTGTTCTTTCCACAGCAGAACAGCTTTCCTATATTTGGCAACTACTGCATCTTGCTATCTCTACTATAACTGTGGGAAATCATTGTAAACTGAATACCTCAGGtgatgagtttaaaaaaaacccaaacccttgAGAGGACCGGCCGTTACCAAGTCAGCTTTGTCACTGTAGAAAACTACCACAATATCCACAGACCAAATTACAAAGTATCGTTACATATCAAACATTATCTTGTGAATACTTAGacattttaataattgaaaAGTATGGGGCAGGGAAAAAATTCAAGCTCCAGAAACAATTTCAATGGGAGTATATGCAATAGTACTACATGCCAGCATTCTATCAGTAGATGTATGTGAAATCTTTAGCTtggcaaagaaaatgcagtagTTAGCATCGTGTGGGGAAAAGGATGTCAGAGAAACCAACAAACTGCCAATATTCTTAAAATCCCCTGTCAAGCAGTTAGACAACAGTAAAAGTTATAGTCAGCTACCTCCATCTGCAGGGATTCAGACAGTATCTCTGGAAAATGCAAGTGCTAACTTCAGCCTCGACTTTTTGAAGAGCCATAagcaatatatatttatatatgcacacatatatgtattttaagcTGCAGAAGCTGCCTGTCTAATGACATTTCACACTGGGATAACTAAAACAGTGTATCAGCCCCACTAGAAGATTTTCTGTGAGGATTTCCTTTGGTACAATCAGAATTAGGCTGACCACAACCAAAGTTTCCCCCTATAAGAAAGAGGGAATCATTATGCATATCCAAACCCTTTTATTTAACCTGTCTCAGTGagtaacttctctttttcttgcctGACCACTGCCCATCAGCAGGACTCTGGCCTCTAAGAGGCATTACAGACTAACAGCTTAGAAAGTGTTCGGGAACTACAGTGCTAACTGGTACCCCTGAACTCAGACAGATTAGACAAGTATAGGGGAAGGACTGTTCCAGTTTTCTTGAGAGATCTGCACACATTAAATGCACTGGACACTAAAATGTGTGCTTAACACATTGTATTTAATATCGGCTGGTGACTAACTGCCTTCCACTGCTTCATTCTGCAGACAAAGCTAAAAGCTTGTTGTGGCAGTCCCTCTGAGTTGGTGTCCAACAAATACCACTGATTACATACCTTTATAATCcatttctctccccccccaaaacacaaagtATGTGCAACATACTGTATTTGGGTcctacctaaaaaaaaaaaaaaaaaaaaagggctacCCTTGTGAAAAAGTTTACCCTTCATTAGACAGTTCACAAATATGGAAAGCACAAGACCTCCTGCCAAGTAACTAACAAAGCGTCTAATTCTAATTATCTCCTGTTCTATCTGTACCTTTCAATAACTGAAAGAATCACAAGGTCTCAGTGAACTGTAGTAATCTGTGATTTACATCAGTCCGTCTATTCTTACAGTTCAAACAGATGTTTAAATAAGATAACATGATCATGCATTAACTGTAGCTTACACTGGAATAAGATATACACCATACATACAGATATGCTTAACAGTTTATCTTTTTCCCATAAACACATAGTACCATTTTTTGTTACAGTCCACATACTGTTCTAAACTCTGTTAAATCACAAATTAAAGAGGAAAGTGTACCATGGAATAGTTATAGAGGGAAGTTAAGAGTCCTATGGAACTCTAACTGACAACAGAACTACCCACTCGAATGAACCCCTCAGACTTTCGAATGAACGCAACACCCACAGAGTTCAGCTGGGAACAGGAACTCTACGAAACCAGGATAGACTGCCCTACCAAGCAGCactgccccagggctgggagaaaataaaaaataaaattaagcctTTCAGAGTAGCAAAACATCAGTCCGTTAGGAATTCAAGCCTCCTAAATCAATTCAGTTACACACAAGAACTCACAGTGCCCCTATGGATCGTTCCATCCAGATGAGCCTAAGGATTCAGCACGGATGTGCCGAGTTCTGAAGAAAAGTCTGCTTTAAACGCTCAGAACCTAGGAACATGCCACAGCTGACAGAAGGTTACATTGCAGAGCCGGTAACGTAAGTTCACATTGAGTTCATTCTTACTCTGTTGGCACAAATACACACACCAAAGTACTTGAACGCCCAAGAGGAATTCATATTGTGGCATACAGAGACCTCAATAAATAAGTATTAAGCCCAGCAGcaacattcatttatttttgttttcataagtCCAATACACTGTGTACTGGTTGGAAACCTTAAAAAACCATGAAGCTGTAAACCCACTGGGACTGAACTGAATTACattgtaagaaaacaaaaattagccACTGAAATTCAACACACTTTTTTCCATCAATAGTATATTCTAAGGCACCTGTATTACTGATGCAGGGCAAAATGGCTATTTAGTTGCAACAGTCCATTCAATCACTGGACACAAAAGATAACAAGATAcgatttatttatattattaaaCCCAGCCTTCTGAAGGAATAAGCTCAGCTATCAGTGACCTACTTCTTCTCAGTTaagatcagaaaagaaaagcttgtttAGAAAGACGTAACTATTCTTTTCTTCAGCCCAGGGAGAATACTGAAAGAGCAATTTCTGGATTCACTTTCAACATGCATGCAAAAATATCTTCTGGTTTGGCCCTaactgtgatttatttttcccagcACTCCTAAAGCTTTACACTGCATCAGCTGTCAGAGCCTTGCTCAGGATCATTACAAAAAGTGGCTGCTTGCAAAACCTCACTGAAATCTACACCTTCAAACACAGCAAGAACATTACAATATATTTCACGTTGTTTCTAGAACAATGTCTGTTTCCACTAACTGTTGACCTTGCATTAGCATCCCCATCTTTTCATTGCCAGCAACTAAAAGCTGCTGTCTACACCGTGTAGATGTTCATTAGTAATCTGAtgttttaaacagcaaaataaagctAATAAATCACCAGAGTTGTCATGTGAACCATTCCTTATTTGagtgtttcatttcttcttagcagagaaacagcagaggCACAAAAATATgctctctgaaaatatttacagtccAAGGATCTGCCATAAGTTTTGTTTGACTTCAGGTAATTTTTGGACAGCAGTCTAAACTTCAGTAAATTTTAGAGGGAAACGTCAATTTGAGATTGTTACTCTAGCCAGTTCAACACCCTTTACTGCCTGACAGTGCTCTTGGTGAGGCATTTGCTATAGGGTGGTTATTCCAGCCacattttttttactgcagcGCTGACAAAGAGCTCACAGCCAGCCTGCTCTGCAGTGCCCCAGCACCATGCTGCAACAATCAGAACACATAACTCATACCTAGAACACGAGTCATAAAGATAAGGAAGCCACAAATTACTTCTTGCACTTTTAATATCATAAGAACAAACTATGAAAACtgctaataataaaaaagcagaacatcaggtaggtttttttttttaaattaatcttacAACAGGTCTTAAACAATTTCAAAAACTTacaaaatatattcaaatgTAGAAAGTTACTTTACTgataaaacagtatttatttataacaTGCTTTTCTCCAAGCAGGATAAGGAAGCATATGCATATCAAAACTATCAGAACAAATCATTCATACCACCTGAACAAGTCACTCTTCTCCAGTCCAAGGAACAGCACAAGTATTTTAAGTCAATTTAACTGTAGTATGCCAAAAGAACAAAGCAACATAAACACAGTGACTAAGAAAGACAATACAGGGAATacacacaaaacagaagatCTATCAAGTCTTCAGGAGCCACAATTTAGTATGTGGAAGCGCTTAGCTCTTCAGCTGGCTTTGCTTCACCGACCAGTTGTACATTAGTAACTTGGTatcaaacagcaaaaaatgGTAGTATTAACTCCCATTTACAGCTTAGAGCATAAACATGTTCACTTTACAGACACCCGTTGTAAATTTCAGATATTAGAGCAGAATCAGCAACAAGGAACGCTAAACCAGCCAGATGGTTTTGTactgaacagaataaaaagcatttgTAGGTTCTCTTCTGCTAATTTCTCTCCAAACAAACCCTGTATGCAGACCAAGACCAATTCCAACTACACATCTTACTAAGTAAGAGTTTAAACTGGGTTTGTCCAGCTAGGCCAGATAGTAAGCTTCCTAAGTAATGTGCCAGGTAgtggtggcttttttttgtttggttggggttttttaatattaattgcAGAAGTCAGATTTAAAAGCAGCCTGCATTTGAATAACATGAAAATAACTGAGAAGAATAACATCTGATTCAAACATTGCCTCATATATTCTAAATCTCCCAATCTGCCTAGAAAAAGCTTAAAAACTACTATACAAATTAAAACTTGAATAAAAATACCTGGTAAGTATTTATTTCCAGGACAAGCTTATCGGGTACAGATAAAAGTGTGTCTTCTGGTGACTGTCTTCAAAGTTCAACAAGCAAATGCTACAGTTGCACCCATTACGACATTTCAAAAGTCAACACCTGTTTTGTGTATGCAAAGCAGATCTGTAACACTACTTATATCATcaacagcaaattaaaaaaacagaaaagcacacCATGCCACTGTCACAATTCAACAATGCTGTATCAGTTAACAGGCAAATTTAGGgttaagttttcttttcaaacttctagaagaaatacaaatatatgaACCTCGCATATTCTGTTAAGAACAAACAGCAATTAAATAGGGCGACTCCTTCACTACATACAgaaataacaatgtagttacagttttcaaaaattctGGACTTCTTGCATTGTTTTGCAGGAATTCATATTCTTCAGGCTGAAAAACAGTTACACAATAGTTCAGAACATAAACAGCTTCTGAATAGAGACAGGTTACTAATTCTAACTTACTGATGTAAAGACTAGAGtgccttaaaaagaaataaaattaccCATTCCACTTAAACATCCCATTATTTGTGGGATTATATCGCAAACTACAgattttttaagatgttttacACAAGTTAGACATTGTTCATTTTCACAGTTTCCCTGATTTAAGTCATAAAAACAAGTGAGCTGCAGTCGTAACTGGTTTTGTATTCAGGTTGCTGCTGTCATTGCAACACATATTAAGATCAGCGTTACAAGTTCCCCTCATGTATTTTCAGTTACAAGCAACTGTACTCTCACATATATAGCTAAactttgatatatttttttactcAGCTTCAAATAAATGTACCACTTTGAAACAAATCTGCTATTCAGATTTACTCTTAAGTTCCCAAGTTAAGATGGACAGTCTTAACCTGCAGTcttgaaaactattttaaagcaGCTGAAAGCTTTAAACTGCAAATTTAAAGACACACAAAACCCCCAGAATCAATAATTAAAggcaatatttaaaaagaacatgaaaactACAGCAAAAATCTGCATGAGAGGATGGTATTCGTGTTCAGAGCTGTTCTTCTAAGTTGAAAATAATCAAAGCACCTGTTCTGAATAACagtactgaagagaaaaattgaAGGCTTCACAGTAATGCACACTTTCAGTGCCACTTTTTTACTATAGTGTTTCCTGAAAAGACAGTAGGGAATCAAAACCTGCAGACTGAATATGGGAAAAATAGTCCAAACTGCATGGCAACAGAAATTACAGttaaagcaaacagaaacaatGTAACTGACCTATTTCTTACACTGTAagacttcaaaagaaaaataatcagtttgAAGTCCTTCAGGTGCATGAGACAAGAATTGTTGGCACAGGAGCTCTGAATCATTCAGCATGTCCTACGTATGGATCAATGCAAATTAACTACAACCAAAGGCTGAGAAGCTTAAGCCAAAAGGAAACCTGATGAGACTATTTAGTCCTTTCATATCAGAGACGGTAACATTAGCTTTCCAATGGATTATTTGAGAGATTACACACTGAGGAGCTGTATTTGCTACTTTCACAAACAGTAGAAATCATTGTCAATCCTTCCTAGCCTCTTACAACCAAGAGTAGGTAGCTTTAAGAACTCTATCTACATGCCACAAGCATCTTCTCCAAAAGAGGGAAGATGCTACTGTAAAATCAGATCTTTTCAAGTTGAAAAAATTACACGTTTGGTCAGAATTGTACATTAAGAGGATTTTGTGTTCAAATAGTAGAGTTTCAGCATTACACACAAGAAGTCTGGAAGTGGCAGCATAGCTGCTTGTAAGGCATTTTAGGAATGATTCCAACACACCTCACTACCTTGAGCATTTTATTACGTTCAACTAACACAAGCAACCTCTCACTTTTTATGATTGTTTACTACTAAACCCATGGTCATTGGGATCGACTCCGAAACGTCTGCAGACCTTCCAGAATCACAGCTGCAACACGAAGAGTTAGCGTTTCCCATACGTGGAGAATGGCTGTCCGTACAGCTAACTTCAACATGTCGAATGAGAGAGGTCACTTCCCGTAGCCAATCCTCACTAACTGGCCCAGTCCTGAAAGCGGAAACAGTCACTGGCGATCTTCCACACTGTGTTGGTAGGTGTGGCTTGTGCTGTCAGCAAGAAGTTCTGATTGAAGTAGCGCTGCTTGTCACCATCAAATTTTACTGTCCCACTTGTCACCACGAGCACTGTTGTCTGGCCTTGAGTAGCTTGCTCTTCACAAGGAGAAaaagtacaaagaaaacaaCTCGAACAAAGGCTAACAGGTAAAGAAGTAGGAAACATACACAGAAGTTTCATTCAATTCTGATTATACTAGTTATAGGCTAACAATTTCTTACACACCTATGAAAAGTACAGTTTTGTTGCACCATTTCTATACAGACAATGGTGTATTTGCTCACCAACACTActttttaatggcttttctATTTTCATCTCATGTTGTTCATTTTAGAGCACTATAATGAACACCCGAGTTTTTCCTTAGAATAAGCTCTCGTTATTtgagatatacatatatatatttatatttagcAAGTTGCgtacacttttttcccctgctatcAGAGATTATATCTTTTTCACAGCAGAGCAAAGCAAGCGTCCTTGACCACAGGCTTTTTCCTCAGATTCCCCAAATATCTATTAGAAGGGAATTTATTAACTTCTCAATTATGTAAGCCTTTCATTAGCAATTGTTAATCAGAAATCTGAAGAACTTAACATCTATTCTAGATGTAGAGAAATCAAAGTACATACAGGTTAATGATTTGTTCCACATTATACTGCAGGTCAGTATCAGAGTCTACAGTAGAGGTCTCTTGACTTAGAGATTGTCAAGGACAACATAACCTGATAAGCCAGActttttcaataaataaaaatacatcacATTTGAGTACTATCTTAAGAAAAAagtccttaaaatattttcccagacATGAGAAAGTGTGGAGTCGCTGCACCTCTTGATTTGTGCTTTACTTATGCACAACTTGACATTTCAACCCTCAGTATTTTCTCTAAGCTTGTTCCAAAAGAAGTATTAAGCACTATTATAATTGCAGTTCACTTTCAACAGTtacaaaaagactgaaaaataaataagtaaattgTAATACAACCTTACCATGAACGGGCTGGCAGTCCAACATATTAACCTGGAATTCACTAGATGGCAACATTTCAAAAAATTTATTCAGTTCTTCTTGCCCAGACACTGCATTACCATTCCAAACTAACGTTGCTTTGTCCAAATAAAGTCTTGTTAAAGCCTGAGTGATTATGAATATACATATTTGGGGAAAATGTGTAAGCACATACAATGGACAACACACAAAACAACATTCTTTAAATCCTTATGTTGTGAATTATTGATTTCTTCTGTTACTGTGATAGATAAAATGCCCTCCTGAAATATTAGCTCCTTATAACAATTAGTGCTCCTGaccaagaattaaaaataactcaACATATTCTCTTTTATAAGTTGAATAGTGACTCATATGCCTCCAAATTTAAATACTGATGAGATTCTTTCAACACAGCTAATGATAGAACTGAACCAGTTGCTAACAAAAGGATAGTGCTACCTTTGCAGAAAGtttattgctgattttttttttttcaggggttTGTGTGCACACAACAcagattatttcagaaaaggataatttcaggtaaaaaaaaaaacaacaaccaaaaccagaagacaAGACCAGGAACAGTAGAAACTTAAAAAGGACAGTTATCTGCAGCAGCAGACCAGAACTTCCCAAATGTTTCATAAGCTGTAACAGTTGAGTAACTGCCTAACTCTCCTTCAGGCTGTTGAAACATCTCTGCCTAACCTACTTTGCAAAGTGACTATGAAGTAACATGCAACTCCTGATATTTTCACATAatctaaaattattaaattacagttataacacatttaaaattcCAAAGAAGAGTCTCCACAGCTCTCTTTTGGTGCACATATCTATTACAGGATACCACATCAATGTGGTCCATGAAGACTTTCAGAGCCAGATAGAGCTGTTTCCATTTTATCCTCAGGCACTCCTGAAAGACTCCCAGAAACAGAAGTAATAACtgctaataaaaaaagtttggaaaaaaataagctaaATCCTGACCTCAGAGACAAATAAAGCAAGTTTTATCTGCCTGTATGGACCAAATCCTGTACCTGTAAAACACAGCTGGACACAAACTGAACTATTATCATGAAGAAGTCTAAGGCACTTTCTAAAAGGGCCCCTTTTACAACAATGCTACACAGTAACATAAGGAATCCTCTACAGGGCAGTCTAAGAGGAACAGAGGTCTCAACCTGGCCAATACAATACATGGTGAACAACTTTCAGATGCTTTCAAGGCTAATGCTAGTTAGAAAAACATGCAAGAAATGTACGAGACAGTTCTAACTATTGTCAAAAAAATCTACGTACCCTTCTTCTTTTATCCATTGTCTCATAATAGATGTTGACAAATTCATCTGCAGCTCTACAAGCTTGATCCACGTAGGTTTTGAAATCCTGGAGAGAAGAAATCATACCAAGTACTTAAGTTAGGCAATTTTATGCAACCTAGCCATCTACACAATTTCTCCAATAAATCACTTTGTTTGGTCTTCTCCATCCTCACTGAAAGATGATGTCAAATAACATTGAAATTGGTTCCAAACTCCTTTCCTACACGCAGGAGGTACCAGCTTTTAGCAAGGTGACTGTTTTAGGATTCATTTTGAATGctgataaatttattttatttaaattgtaaatatttacattgaAAAACGGGTGACAGCTGGCTCCAAGTGGTGTGAACATGCGAGtattcagtgaaatatttgttGCTGTGATGGCTGTTCTGAAATAAAGTTAAGGAA carries:
- the NXT2 gene encoding NTF2-related export protein 2 isoform X2; this encodes MAASVDFKTYVDQACRAADEFVNIYYETMDKRRRALTRLYLDKATLVWNGNAVSGQEELNKFFEMLPSSEFQVNMLDCQPVHEQATQGQTTVLVVTSGTVKFDGDKQRYFNQNFLLTAQATPTNTVWKIASDCFRFQDWAS
- the NXT2 gene encoding NTF2-related export protein 2 isoform X1, which translates into the protein MFTPLGASCHPFFNDFKTYVDQACRAADEFVNIYYETMDKRRRALTRLYLDKATLVWNGNAVSGQEELNKFFEMLPSSEFQVNMLDCQPVHEQATQGQTTVLVVTSGTVKFDGDKQRYFNQNFLLTAQATPTNTVWKIASDCFRFQDWAS
- the NXT2 gene encoding NTF2-related export protein 2 isoform X3, encoding MISSLQDFKTYVDQACRAADEFVNIYYETMDKRRRALTRLYLDKATLVWNGNAVSGQEELNKFFEMLPSSEFQVNMLDCQPVHEQATQGQTTVLVVTSGTVKFDGDKQRYFNQNFLLTAQATPTNTVWKIASDCFRFQDWAS